In one Winogradskyella sp. MH6 genomic region, the following are encoded:
- the lepB gene encoding signal peptidase I, producing the protein MTWTEWFIFLLILQIIHGLGTWKLYVKAGRQAWEAFVPVYNAVILMKIISRPWWWVILMFLPIVNLIMIPAAWVETARAFGKDSKLDALICIVTLGFYLYYLNYVEDVKYIENRQLKPKTSTGEWITSILFAIVAATIVHTYFFQPFVIPSSSLEKSLLVGDFLIVSKIHYGARAPMTTIAAPMVHDTIPKLGTKSYLFSDNYDERNTSWKNKLQLPYFRLPGFENVERNDIVVFNQPADTLLDMNDFNPDRNYYKPIDKKTNLVKRCVATPGDTLEIRDGYVFINGKQNVLPPRSHLQFSYKLTLKKPISSASEERMFYNMLDKADIDDGFRYNPQDGSFIINAASDEAVKKLKVQPNVADVVREVQEKGISGNVFPRDAYHNDWNTDYFGPLWIPKAGETIQLDKTNIALYKRAIGEYEGNKVVTRGDEIFINDQPATSYTFKQDYYWMMGDNRNNSIDSRYWGFVPYNHIFGKPVFIWMSIDGIMNGGIKNWKFRWDRIFTTVSGSGERTSYFIPFLVIVLGIFGFNKWRKKKKASAS; encoded by the coding sequence ATGACTTGGACAGAGTGGTTTATTTTTTTACTGATATTACAAATTATTCATGGCTTAGGAACATGGAAACTTTATGTTAAAGCTGGCAGACAAGCTTGGGAAGCATTTGTACCTGTTTATAATGCAGTAATCTTAATGAAGATTATTTCGCGTCCTTGGTGGTGGGTAATTCTCATGTTTTTACCTATTGTAAATCTTATTATGATTCCTGCTGCTTGGGTAGAAACAGCGAGAGCTTTTGGCAAAGACAGTAAATTAGATGCTTTAATTTGTATTGTAACTCTCGGTTTTTATCTCTATTACTTAAACTACGTTGAAGATGTTAAATACATTGAAAACAGACAACTAAAACCAAAAACCTCTACAGGTGAATGGATTACTTCTATTCTATTCGCTATTGTTGCAGCAACCATTGTACACACATACTTTTTTCAACCGTTTGTTATACCATCATCATCTTTAGAGAAATCGTTGTTAGTTGGTGATTTTCTTATTGTGAGTAAGATACATTATGGTGCCAGAGCTCCAATGACTACTATCGCTGCACCAATGGTACATGATACTATTCCAAAATTAGGAACCAAATCATACTTATTTAGTGATAACTATGATGAAAGAAACACGTCTTGGAAAAACAAACTTCAACTACCCTATTTTAGATTACCTGGTTTTGAAAATGTAGAACGAAATGACATTGTTGTTTTTAACCAACCTGCGGATACGCTTTTGGATATGAACGATTTTAATCCAGATCGTAATTACTACAAGCCAATAGACAAAAAGACCAATCTGGTAAAACGCTGTGTGGCTACTCCTGGTGACACATTAGAAATAAGAGATGGTTATGTTTTTATAAACGGCAAACAAAATGTTTTACCACCAAGATCTCATTTACAGTTTTCGTATAAATTAACATTAAAAAAGCCTATAAGTTCAGCAAGTGAAGAACGTATGTTTTATAACATGCTAGATAAAGCTGATATTGATGATGGATTTAGATATAACCCACAAGATGGTTCATTCATAATTAATGCTGCATCAGATGAAGCAGTTAAAAAACTTAAAGTACAGCCTAACGTTGCAGATGTAGTTCGCGAGGTTCAAGAAAAAGGAATTTCTGGAAATGTATTTCCTAGAGATGCCTATCATAACGATTGGAATACCGATTATTTTGGTCCATTATGGATACCAAAAGCTGGAGAGACCATACAGTTAGACAAAACAAATATCGCCTTATATAAACGTGCTATTGGTGAGTACGAAGGCAACAAAGTGGTTACTCGTGGAGATGAGATTTTTATTAATGACCAACCTGCAACCTCATATACCTTTAAACAAGATTACTATTGGATGATGGGAGACAATAGAAACAATTCTATTGACAGTAGATATTGGGGATTTGTGCCTTATAATCATATTTTTGGCAAGCCTGTATTTATCTGGATGAGTATTGATGGTATAATGAATGGCGGTATTAAAAATTGGAAGTTCCGTTGGGACAGAATATTTACGACCGTAAGCGGTTCTGGTGAACGCACCTCTTACTTTATTCCATTTTTAGTTATTGTATTAGGTATTTTTGGGTTTAATAAATGGCGTAAGAAAAAGAAAGCTTCAGCATCTTAA
- the mutL gene encoding DNA mismatch repair endonuclease MutL encodes MTDIIQLLPDHVANQIAAGEVVQRPASVVKELLENAIDAGADDIKLIVKDAGKTLVQVIDNGKGMSVTDARLSFERHATSKIKSAEDLFQLNTKGFRGEALASIAAIAHVELKTKRPNDELGTAIEIEGSTVKSQEVTVTPTGTSVAVKNLFFNIPARRNFLKSDTVELRHITDEFHRVALAHPNIAFAFYHNGSELFNIPNENYRQRVVHIFGNKTNERLVPVEEDTEVLKISGFVGKPEYSKKTRSEQFFFVNQRFIKSPYLNHAISAAFEGLLKDGYHASYFLNLTVDPKTIDINIHPTKTEIKFDDEHTLYAILRSAVKHSLGQFNIAPVLDFEQQSSFDTPYSYKDKAGKAPTIEVDRSFNPFADEGNTSRSMSSKSTSTRTSFKSAPAANWESLYVGLESKGNGSQGDDASVSFEKEVKTETIFSDASVETSKTTFQLQQKYIVSTLKSGMLIIDQNRAHQRVLYEGFLKHITIKEATSQQLLFPLQLSFTPNEVNIISGLQEDLEHTGFVFSDVKEETITITGVPVGVPESEVSIILEQLISDVENDVPDANFSAADLLAKSMAKSLAIKNGQTLNNTEQEHLVNSLFACKEPNVSPTNRPTFITMSTDDIEKKFM; translated from the coding sequence ATGACAGATATCATTCAACTTTTACCAGACCATGTTGCCAACCAAATTGCAGCTGGTGAAGTGGTACAACGTCCTGCTTCTGTAGTTAAAGAGCTTTTAGAAAATGCAATTGATGCTGGTGCAGACGACATAAAACTTATTGTAAAAGATGCTGGTAAAACACTAGTGCAAGTTATAGATAATGGCAAAGGCATGAGTGTTACTGATGCACGTTTAAGCTTTGAGCGTCATGCCACATCAAAAATAAAATCTGCTGAAGATTTATTTCAGCTTAATACCAAAGGATTCAGAGGTGAAGCTTTAGCAAGTATTGCGGCTATTGCACATGTAGAGCTAAAAACCAAACGACCAAATGATGAATTGGGCACAGCCATAGAGATAGAAGGCAGTACAGTAAAATCTCAAGAGGTTACAGTAACTCCAACAGGAACTTCTGTTGCTGTAAAAAACTTGTTTTTTAATATTCCTGCAAGACGAAACTTTTTAAAATCTGATACAGTAGAGTTAAGACATATAACAGATGAGTTTCATCGTGTAGCTTTGGCACATCCTAATATTGCGTTTGCTTTTTACCACAATGGAAGCGAGCTTTTTAATATTCCGAATGAAAATTACAGGCAACGTGTTGTTCATATTTTTGGTAACAAAACCAATGAAAGATTAGTGCCTGTTGAAGAAGATACAGAGGTTTTGAAGATTTCAGGATTTGTAGGTAAGCCAGAGTATTCTAAGAAAACACGATCAGAGCAGTTCTTTTTTGTAAACCAACGGTTTATAAAAAGTCCGTATCTAAATCATGCTATAAGTGCAGCATTTGAAGGTTTATTAAAAGATGGATACCACGCTAGTTATTTTTTGAATCTTACAGTAGATCCAAAAACTATAGATATTAATATTCATCCTACAAAAACCGAAATTAAGTTTGATGATGAGCATACGCTTTACGCTATTTTAAGATCAGCTGTAAAGCATAGTTTAGGGCAATTTAATATAGCACCAGTTCTAGATTTTGAACAACAAAGTAGCTTTGATACACCTTACAGCTACAAAGATAAAGCAGGTAAAGCTCCAACGATAGAGGTAGACCGAAGTTTTAATCCATTTGCAGATGAAGGAAATACTTCACGTAGCATGTCTTCTAAATCTACTTCTACCAGAACGAGTTTTAAGTCTGCACCAGCAGCAAACTGGGAGAGTTTATATGTAGGCTTAGAATCTAAGGGCAACGGAAGTCAAGGAGATGATGCTAGCGTAAGTTTTGAAAAAGAAGTTAAAACTGAAACAATTTTTAGTGATGCTTCTGTAGAAACGAGTAAAACTACATTTCAACTTCAACAAAAATATATTGTAAGTACGCTAAAATCTGGTATGCTTATTATAGACCAAAATAGAGCGCACCAACGTGTGTTGTACGAAGGTTTTTTAAAGCATATTACTATTAAAGAAGCTACAAGTCAACAACTGTTATTTCCACTGCAGTTGAGTTTTACTCCCAATGAAGTGAATATCATTTCAGGGTTACAAGAAGATTTGGAACATACAGGATTTGTGTTTTCCGACGTTAAAGAAGAAACAATAACAATTACTGGAGTTCCTGTTGGAGTGCCAGAAAGTGAAGTCTCTATAATTTTAGAGCAACTTATTAGTGATGTTGAGAATGATGTGCCAGATGCTAACTTTAGTGCTGCAGATTTATTAGCTAAGTCTATGGCTAAGAGTTTAGCAATTAAAAACGGACAAACACTTAATAATACTGAACAAGAACATTTGGTGAATAGTTTATTTGCTTGTAAAGAACCAAATGTGTCACCAACCAACAGACCAACGTTTATAACAATGTCTACCGACGACATTGAAAAGAAATTTATGTAG
- a CDS encoding rhomboid family intramembrane serine protease codes for MRQGITDAVKHLLIINVLMFIGTMVIGNGQSFYQWFALYFPKNPMFEPWQVLTHMFMHGNFTHILFNMFALWMFGTAVEQVFGMQKFIIFYLLSGFGAAIIQVAFLYFQFNTGLQALLESGFSQTDIMNVLSEGQYDKRWIPALGDNFQGFLSAFNSTMVGASGAIMGVLVAFGMLFPNSKLMLIFLPIPIKAKYFIPAIIALDLFSGLTGQSIFSPSNTAYMAHVGGALTGFLLMYFWKKNERDKYRWN; via the coding sequence ATGAGACAAGGAATAACAGATGCTGTAAAGCATTTATTGATTATTAATGTGCTAATGTTTATTGGTACTATGGTTATTGGTAATGGACAGTCCTTTTATCAATGGTTTGCTTTATATTTTCCTAAAAACCCAATGTTTGAACCATGGCAGGTGTTAACGCATATGTTTATGCATGGTAATTTTACACATATTTTATTTAATATGTTTGCGCTTTGGATGTTTGGTACAGCAGTAGAGCAGGTTTTTGGAATGCAAAAATTTATTATTTTTTATCTGCTTTCAGGTTTTGGTGCTGCGATTATTCAAGTTGCATTTTTGTACTTTCAATTTAATACAGGTTTACAAGCGTTATTAGAGTCTGGTTTTTCTCAAACAGATATTATGAATGTACTTAGTGAAGGTCAGTATGATAAGAGATGGATACCTGCTTTGGGTGATAATTTTCAAGGATTTTTAAGTGCTTTTAATTCAACTATGGTCGGAGCTTCTGGTGCAATAATGGGTGTTCTGGTAGCATTTGGGATGTTGTTTCCAAATTCTAAGTTGATGTTGATTTTCTTGCCAATACCTATTAAGGCTAAGTACTTCATACCTGCTATAATTGCCTTAGATCTTTTTTCAGGATTAACAGGTCAATCTATATTCAGTCCAAGTAATACAGCATACATGGCTCACGTTGGAGGTGCTCTTACAGGTTTTTTACTAATGTATTTCTGGAAGAAAAATGAACGTGATAAATACCGTTGGAATTAA
- a CDS encoding ParB/RepB/Spo0J family partition protein has product MAKATKKQALGRGLSALLKDPENDIKSAEDKNADKVVGNIVELDIDSIEVNPFQPRTNFNEESLRELASSIRELGVIQPITVRKLAFNKYQLVSGERRFRASKLIGLETIPAYIRIANDQESLEMALVENIQRQDLDPIEIALSYQRLIDEINLTQEQMSERVGKKRSTIANYLRLLKLDPIIQTGMRDGFISMGHGRAMVNIESPVDQLEVYEKIISNKLSVRATEQLVKNLNNQEEDTKEDKIPTEIPKYVKKGIKDFSDYFGHKIDVKLGKNGSGRITIPFHSEEDFNRIKKLVQRAK; this is encoded by the coding sequence ATGGCTAAGGCAACAAAAAAACAGGCTTTAGGACGTGGATTATCTGCTTTACTAAAAGATCCTGAAAATGATATAAAATCTGCAGAAGACAAAAATGCGGACAAAGTTGTTGGTAATATTGTTGAACTAGATATTGACAGTATTGAGGTTAACCCTTTCCAACCAAGAACTAATTTTAATGAAGAATCTCTAAGAGAATTAGCTTCATCAATAAGAGAGTTAGGCGTTATTCAACCTATTACGGTTAGAAAATTAGCATTTAACAAGTATCAGCTAGTTTCTGGAGAACGCCGTTTTAGAGCCTCTAAACTTATTGGCTTAGAAACAATTCCAGCATATATAAGAATTGCTAACGACCAAGAATCTTTAGAGATGGCTTTGGTCGAAAATATCCAAAGACAGGATTTAGACCCAATTGAAATTGCATTATCATACCAACGTTTAATTGATGAAATTAACCTTACACAGGAACAAATGAGTGAACGTGTGGGCAAAAAACGTTCTACTATTGCAAATTACTTAAGGTTGTTAAAACTAGACCCTATCATTCAAACCGGAATGCGAGATGGATTTATTTCTATGGGTCATGGTAGAGCAATGGTAAATATTGAAAGTCCAGTAGACCAACTTGAAGTTTATGAAAAAATCATCAGCAATAAACTCTCTGTAAGAGCTACAGAACAATTGGTAAAAAACCTCAACAATCAAGAAGAGGATACTAAGGAAGATAAAATTCCTACCGAAATTCCTAAATATGTAAAAAAGGGAATTAAAGATTTTTCAGATTACTTTGGCCACAAAATTGATGTGAAATTAGGTAAAAATGGTAGTGGCAGAATTACAATTCCTTTTCACTCTGAGGAAGATTTCAATAGAATTAAAAAACTAGTACAGCGTGCTAAATAA
- a CDS encoding endonuclease/exonuclease/phosphatase family protein — protein sequence MKKLSFFNKIIFVVNSLAAFLLLISYLLPYVPPKSFATLSVLSLGVPLLISLNIIFFIYWLLQVKKQMLLSLVVLLLGWSYLGALYKFSSSKKIEEPGNLSVMSFNVRLFNKYNWKPNKTTREDIVDLFIKESPDIICIQEYTRGTPITLEGYTSYNGRYTKDVKGGHTIFTKLPIINSGSLEFEDTNNNAVFVDVVKGKDTIRVYNVHLQSAKINTEIDYINSQYSRDVFVKRVKWAFQKQQSQVEKFLKHKSKNPYKTIVAGDFNNTAYSYSYKKILGDDLVDTFEEAGNGFGKSFDIKFFPLRIDFILADERFKVNGFKTYSDVNLSDHYPIKATLNLNK from the coding sequence ATGAAAAAATTGAGCTTTTTTAATAAGATTATCTTCGTTGTCAATTCACTGGCAGCATTCTTATTGCTCATTTCTTATTTATTACCTTACGTACCGCCTAAAAGTTTTGCTACTTTATCGGTTCTGAGTTTAGGTGTGCCATTATTAATTTCATTAAATATTATATTTTTTATCTATTGGTTGCTTCAGGTCAAAAAGCAAATGCTGTTGTCGCTTGTGGTATTACTTTTAGGATGGAGTTATTTAGGAGCATTGTACAAATTTTCATCTTCAAAAAAAATAGAAGAACCAGGCAATCTATCTGTAATGTCTTTTAATGTAAGGTTGTTTAATAAGTATAACTGGAAACCCAATAAAACAACACGAGAAGATATTGTAGATTTATTTATAAAGGAATCTCCAGATATTATCTGCATACAAGAGTATACAAGAGGAACTCCAATAACGCTAGAGGGTTATACCAGTTACAATGGCCGTTATACTAAAGATGTAAAAGGCGGACATACTATTTTTACCAAACTTCCTATTATAAATTCTGGTTCTTTAGAGTTTGAAGATACCAATAACAATGCTGTTTTTGTAGATGTAGTTAAGGGAAAGGATACCATTAGAGTTTATAATGTACACTTACAATCTGCAAAGATTAATACCGAGATAGATTATATAAACAGTCAGTATTCAAGAGATGTGTTTGTAAAACGTGTTAAATGGGCTTTTCAAAAGCAACAATCTCAAGTAGAAAAGTTTCTAAAGCATAAATCTAAAAATCCTTATAAAACCATCGTAGCTGGCGATTTTAATAATACTGCATATTCCTATAGTTATAAGAAAATTTTAGGGGATGACTTGGTAGATACATTTGAAGAGGCAGGTAATGGTTTTGGTAAATCGTTTGATATTAAATTTTTTCCGCTCCGTATCGATTTTATTTTAGCAGATGAACGTTTTAAAGTCAATGGCTTTAAGACCTATAGCGATGTTAATCTTTCAGACCATTATCCAATAAAAGCTACTTTAAACTTAAATAAGTAA
- a CDS encoding rhomboid family protein, whose amino-acid sequence MSTIEDLKYRYKNLDVFGKIITINIIVFIVDAILTNLLKLGVVEYFKLPSLFGSFILQPWSLISYGFLHNGPFHLLFNMLFLFYLSRAASNLFRTKMVLNIYLLGIIAGGLAYLAVFNVIHFDFFGPKNSIMVGASAGVSALLMFIAIYMPKSEIRLFNTFNVKWIHIAIFFVVMDVFRLMSGVNQGGYVAHIGGYILGYFYATQLVKGKDIGLGFERMMDSIVSWFKPKSNLKTVHRSSKKKSYAGKTKEEFHTYNDQKKIDLILDKISKSGYESLTAEEKEFLFKAGKN is encoded by the coding sequence ATGAGCACTATTGAGGATTTAAAATATCGTTATAAAAACCTTGATGTTTTTGGTAAAATAATAACCATAAACATCATTGTATTTATAGTAGATGCTATATTGACAAATCTTTTAAAACTAGGTGTTGTTGAATATTTTAAGCTGCCATCTCTTTTTGGGAGCTTTATTTTGCAACCTTGGTCTTTGATATCTTATGGTTTTCTACACAATGGACCTTTTCACTTATTATTCAACATGTTGTTTTTGTTCTATTTGTCTAGAGCAGCATCTAATTTGTTTAGAACCAAAATGGTTTTAAATATTTATCTATTAGGTATCATTGCTGGAGGTCTGGCTTATTTGGCTGTTTTTAATGTAATTCACTTTGATTTTTTCGGCCCTAAAAATAGTATCATGGTCGGTGCATCGGCAGGTGTTAGTGCATTGCTAATGTTTATAGCTATTTACATGCCTAAGTCAGAAATTAGATTGTTTAACACGTTCAATGTAAAGTGGATACATATTGCCATTTTCTTTGTGGTTATGGATGTTTTTAGATTAATGTCTGGAGTTAACCAAGGAGGTTATGTAGCTCATATAGGAGGTTATATTTTAGGTTATTTTTATGCCACACAGTTAGTAAAAGGAAAGGATATAGGACTTGGTTTTGAGCGAATGATGGACTCGATTGTAAGTTGGTTTAAACCTAAATCTAATTTAAAAACAGTACATAGATCCTCAAAAAAGAAGTCTTACGCAGGTAAAACCAAAGAAGAGTTTCATACCTATAACGATCAGAAGAAGATAGACCTGATTTTAGATAAGATAAGTAAAAGCGGCTATGAAAGTCTAACAGCAGAAGAAAAGGAATTTTTGTTCAAAGCTGGAAAGAACTAA
- a CDS encoding ParA family protein codes for MGKIIAIANQKGGVGKTTTSVNLAASLGALEKKVLLIDADPQANASSGLGIDVDTVELGSYQVLEHTKTAKEAIMASNAPNVDVIPAHIDLVAIEIELVDKDEREYMLKQAISDLKSEYDYILIDCAPSLGLLTLNALTASDSVIIPIQCEYFALEGLGKLLNTIKSVQKIHNQALDIEGMLLTMFDSRLRLSNQVVEEVQKHFSDMVFETIIQRNVKLGEAPSYGESIINYDVSSRGAANYLNLAKELIKKNEL; via the coding sequence ATGGGTAAAATCATTGCAATTGCTAATCAAAAAGGTGGTGTCGGAAAAACGACAACCTCAGTAAATTTAGCAGCTTCTTTAGGTGCGCTAGAGAAGAAAGTCCTACTTATAGACGCAGATCCACAAGCTAATGCAAGTTCCGGATTAGGTATTGATGTTGACACTGTTGAACTTGGGTCATATCAGGTTTTAGAACATACCAAAACAGCTAAGGAAGCTATTATGGCATCTAACGCTCCTAACGTAGATGTTATTCCTGCACATATAGACCTAGTTGCGATTGAGATAGAACTTGTTGATAAAGATGAGCGTGAGTATATGCTTAAGCAAGCAATTTCAGATTTAAAATCTGAATATGACTATATTTTAATTGATTGTGCTCCATCATTAGGATTATTAACCTTAAATGCTTTAACTGCTTCGGATTCTGTAATTATCCCTATTCAATGCGAGTATTTTGCGCTTGAAGGTTTAGGAAAACTGTTAAATACTATTAAAAGTGTACAAAAAATACACAACCAAGCGTTAGACATTGAAGGTATGCTGCTTACTATGTTCGATTCGCGTTTGCGTTTATCGAATCAGGTTGTAGAAGAAGTTCAAAAACACTTCAGTGATATGGTATTTGAAACCATTATACAACGTAATGTTAAACTTGGTGAAGCACCTAGCTATGGTGAAAGTATTATTAACTACGACGTAAGTAGTAGAGGCGCTGCCAATTATTTGAATTTGGCAAAAGAGCTTATAAAGAAAAACGAATTGTAA
- a CDS encoding DUF5683 domain-containing protein yields the protein MLNKKLFFGILCFISISFSFAQKENDSTSIGLDKETVLIDNAFIEKKEIDPLRPSKAAFYSAILPGAGQFYNKKYWKIPIVWGAIGTGIYFYIRNDKQFDRYRDAYKRRLAGFTDDEFSDANGNPLISNDGLIRAQQQFRRNKEVSLLVTIGLYALNIIDANVDAHLLQFNVDENLSLSPHYQYNQMENSGDLGLTLNFKF from the coding sequence GTGCTAAATAAAAAGCTTTTCTTTGGCATTCTCTGCTTTATTTCTATATCATTTTCATTTGCCCAAAAAGAAAATGACAGTACCAGCATTGGTTTAGATAAAGAAACAGTTTTAATAGATAATGCATTTATAGAAAAAAAGGAAATAGATCCTTTAAGGCCTTCTAAAGCTGCATTCTACTCTGCTATTTTACCTGGAGCAGGACAATTTTACAACAAAAAATATTGGAAAATCCCAATCGTTTGGGGAGCTATAGGTACTGGAATATATTTTTACATTAGAAACGACAAACAGTTTGACCGTTATAGAGATGCTTATAAAAGACGATTAGCAGGTTTTACTGATGATGAATTTTCCGATGCTAACGGCAATCCGCTTATCTCTAATGATGGATTAATACGAGCACAACAACAGTTTAGGCGAAATAAAGAAGTTTCGCTCCTAGTTACCATTGGTTTGTATGCACTTAATATCATAGATGCCAATGTAGATGCACATTTACTTCAGTTTAATGTAGATGAAAATTTGAGTTTAAGTCCACATTATCAATACAACCAAATGGAAAACTCAGGCGATTTAGGCTTAACTCTTAACTTCAAATTCTAA
- the dapB gene encoding 4-hydroxy-tetrahydrodipicolinate reductase: MNIALLGYGRMGKSIEAIALNRNHNITIKTTSSTTTFDFSETDVAIDFSIPSTAVNNIKRAIDAGIPVISGTTGWLEHYDEVLEYCKSNNGTFLYASNFSLGVNIFFEINARLSQLMASVEGYSTEIEEIHHTQKLDAPSGTAITLAEQIIENTNYKGWTLDKPNSDELHIEAKRIPEVPGTHEIIYNSEIDSISIKHTAHSRHGFALGAVIAAEWIKDKKGIFSMKDVLNIG; encoded by the coding sequence ATGAATATAGCTTTACTCGGTTATGGCAGAATGGGAAAAAGCATTGAAGCGATTGCTTTAAACCGAAACCATAATATTACAATAAAAACAACAAGTTCTACAACAACTTTCGATTTTTCTGAAACCGATGTCGCTATTGATTTTAGTATACCTTCAACGGCAGTGAACAACATCAAAAGAGCTATAGATGCAGGTATTCCTGTTATATCCGGAACCACAGGTTGGTTAGAGCATTATGATGAAGTTTTGGAGTACTGCAAATCTAATAATGGTACGTTTTTATATGCATCTAATTTTAGTTTGGGTGTGAATATCTTTTTTGAAATTAATGCAAGGTTAAGTCAACTTATGGCTTCAGTTGAAGGTTATAGTACTGAAATTGAAGAAATTCATCACACGCAAAAGTTAGATGCACCAAGTGGAACCGCAATAACTTTAGCTGAGCAAATTATTGAAAATACAAATTACAAAGGCTGGACATTAGACAAACCGAACTCTGATGAGCTTCATATTGAAGCCAAACGCATACCCGAAGTTCCTGGCACTCACGAAATAATATATAATTCTGAAATAGATTCTATAAGTATTAAGCACACAGCGCACAGCAGGCATGGCTTCGCTTTAGGAGCTGTAATTGCTGCGGAATGGATAAAAGATAAAAAAGGCATCTTTAGCATGAAAGATGTGTTAAACATTGGTTAA
- a CDS encoding DUF6122 family protein codes for MLKFTIHYGLHFGLPLAIALVFYRKQWLKMYLIMLSAFVIDLDHLFANPIFDSNRCSINFHPLHSYYAIAVYVLLLLPKTTRVFAIGLLAHIVSDGVDCLLI; via the coding sequence ATGCTAAAGTTTACCATTCATTATGGATTACATTTTGGCCTGCCTTTAGCAATTGCACTAGTATTCTACAGAAAGCAATGGCTGAAAATGTACTTAATTATGTTATCGGCATTTGTGATAGATTTAGACCACTTATTTGCAAATCCTATTTTTGATTCTAATCGATGTAGTATTAATTTTCACCCACTTCATAGCTATTATGCTATCGCTGTGTATGTATTATTACTATTACCAAAAACAACTCGTGTATTTGCTATAGGGCTTTTGGCTCACATCGTTTCAGATGGTGTAGACTGCTTACTTATTTAA
- a CDS encoding WbqC family protein yields the protein MDCLIHPTYFPNIAHFVAMVKSDSICFEVCDNYQKQSYRNRTEIYGANGKLALSVPVSYSQKNRQLYKDVKIANEDDWQLQHLKSLQSAYSMSPFFEFYIDDLMSLFETKFDFILDLNLKCFEILQDSLQLELNVSESTVFEKDALNKTDFRPLAKRNYQASNLEYYTQVFTEKHGFIPNLSILDLIFNEGPNTELYLTRQSLD from the coding sequence ATGGATTGTCTTATACACCCAACATACTTCCCTAACATAGCACATTTTGTGGCTATGGTAAAGTCAGATTCGATATGTTTTGAGGTCTGCGACAATTACCAAAAACAATCGTATAGAAATCGTACAGAAATCTATGGTGCTAATGGTAAGTTAGCATTATCTGTTCCTGTTAGTTATTCTCAAAAAAATAGGCAATTATACAAAGATGTAAAAATTGCCAATGAAGACGATTGGCAATTACAACATTTAAAATCGTTGCAATCGGCTTACAGTATGTCTCCGTTTTTTGAGTTTTATATTGATGATTTAATGTCGCTTTTTGAAACTAAATTTGACTTCATCTTAGATTTAAATCTGAAGTGTTTTGAAATTCTTCAAGACAGTCTTCAATTAGAATTAAACGTTTCTGAAAGTACAGTCTTTGAAAAAGATGCTCTAAACAAAACAGACTTTAGACCTTTGGCAAAACGAAACTACCAAGCCAGCAACTTAGAATATTATACTCAGGTTTTTACTGAGAAACATGGTTTTATTCCTAATCTAAGCATTTTAGATTTGATCTTTAACGAAGGTCCTAATACAGAGTTATATCTTACTCGTCAAAGTTTAGACTAA